In Candidatus Defluviibacterium haderslevense, the following are encoded in one genomic region:
- the rpmA gene encoding 50S ribosomal protein L27: MAHKKGEGSTSNGRDSNSKRLGVKLFGGQLAIAGNILVRQRGTKFHPGKNVGVGKDWTLYALTDGIVSFSKTIKDRNVIHVIPVTSAEVIAPAAPAPVVKAKAAPKAAPAPKAAEEE, translated from the coding sequence ATGGCTCATAAGAAAGGTGAAGGTAGTACGAGTAACGGACGGGATAGTAATAGTAAACGTCTTGGTGTAAAACTATTTGGAGGTCAACTAGCAATTGCTGGTAATATTTTAGTTCGCCAACGTGGAACCAAATTTCATCCTGGAAAAAATGTTGGTGTAGGTAAGGATTGGACCCTTTATGCTCTTACTGATGGTATCGTGAGTTTTTCTAAAACCATTAAGGACAGAAATGTCATTCATGTCATTCCGGTTACATCAGCTGAAGTCATTGCGCCTGCTGCTCCTGCACCCGTAGTTAAAGCTAAAGCTGCTCCTAAAGCTGCTCCTGCTCCAAAAGCTGCAGAAGAAGAATAA
- the rplU gene encoding 50S ribosomal protein L21, whose product MIAIVNIAGQQFKVTSGQKVYVHHLDAEKGAKVSFDEVLMLSGDDNTTTIGTPSIKGARVEASVIDHVKGDKVIVYKKQRRKGLEKKNGHRQSFTQIQIESIIA is encoded by the coding sequence ATGATTGCAATTGTAAATATAGCTGGACAACAGTTTAAAGTAACTTCTGGGCAGAAAGTTTATGTCCATCATTTAGATGCTGAAAAAGGCGCTAAAGTAAGTTTCGATGAAGTATTAATGCTTAGTGGTGATGATAATACAACAACTATAGGAACACCGTCTATTAAAGGTGCTCGTGTAGAAGCTAGTGTAATCGATCATGTTAAGGGTGACAAAGTAATCGTTTATAAAAAACAAAGACGGAAGGGTTTAGAAAAAAAGAATGGTCACCGCCAATCTTTTACCCAAATTCAAATTGAATCCATCATTGCCTAA